Proteins from a single region of Hordeum vulgare subsp. vulgare chromosome 6H, MorexV3_pseudomolecules_assembly, whole genome shotgun sequence:
- the LOC123403462 gene encoding glucose-6-phosphate 1-dehydrogenase, chloroplastic-like has protein sequence MAAIDLRFHLHPAAFSSVHPSNPSTKPHRHCPPQRIHAAGRRCLLTAKSSNGHPQIGASFNDGVLDAKPSGAGGPATEQGGNTVSITVVGASGDLAKKKIFPALFALFYEDWLPEHFTVFGYARSKMSDEELRNMISMTLTCRIDQRANCSEKMDKFLKRCFYQSGQYNSEEGFRELDRKLTEKEAGKLPNRLFYLSIPPNIFVDVVRSASRTASLPGGSGWTRFIVEKPFGRDSESSGELTRSLKMYLEEEQIFRIDHYLGKELVENLSVLRFSNLVFQPLWSRDYIRNVQLIFSEDFGTEGRGGYFDNYGIIRDIMQNHLLQILALFAMETPVSLAAEDIRNEKVKVLRSMRQLKLEDVVVGQYKGHTRGGKSFPAYVDDPMVPNDSVTPTFAAAALFIDNARWDGVPFLMKAGKALHTRRAEIRVQFRRVPGNLYRGNVGTDLDMATNELVLRVQPDEAIYLKINNKVPGLGMRLDSSNLNLFYSERYQREIPDAYERLLLDAMEGERRLFIRSDELDAAWAIFTPVLRELEDKRVAPELYPYGSRGPVGAHYLAANYNVRWGDISSDGSL, from the exons ATGGCCGCCATCGACTTACGCTTCCATCTCCATCCTGCCGCCTTCTCCTCTGTCCACCCGTCCAATCCAAGCACCAAACCGCACCGCCATTGCCCACCTCAGAGGATCCATGCTGCAGGAAGAAGGTGCCTTCTCACGGCGAAGTCCTCAAATGGGCACCCGCAGATCGGGGCCTCCTTCAACGATG GGGTGCTAGATGCTAAGCCGTCTGGAGCTGGAGGCCCGGCGACGGAGCAGGGAGGGAACACCGTCAGCATCACAGTCGTCGGAGCCTCCGGTGATCTTGCCAAGAAGAAGATCTTCCCGGCGCTCTTCGCCTTGTTCTACGAGGACTGGCTCCCCGAG CATTTTACAGTCTTTGGTTATGCTCGTAGCAAAATGAGCGATGAAGAGCTCAGGAACatgattagcatgaccctaacctGTCGGATTGATCAGAG GGCGAACTGCAGTGAAAAGATGGATAAATTTCTGAAGAGATGCTTCTATCAGTCCGGACAGTACAACTCAGAGGAAGGATTTCGCGAATTAGACAGAAAGCTTACAGAAAAAGAG GCTGGGAAGCTACCAAACAGGTTGTTctacttgtctattccaccaaatATATTCGTGGACGTGGTAAGATCTGCCAGCCGCACCGCTTCACTGCCGGGTGGGAGTGGCTGGACGAGGTTTATAGTGGAGAAGCCATTCGGCCGCGATTCTGAGTCCTCGGGGGAGCTTACCAGATCCCTGAAAATGTATTTAGAGGAGGAACAAATCTTCAG GATTGACCATTATCTGGGCAAGGAGCTGGTCGAAAACCTGTCGGTCCTCCGTTTCTCCAACCTTGTGTTCCAGCCATTGTGGTCGAGGGACTACATTCGGAATGTGCAGCTCATATTCTCCGAAGACTTCGGCACTGAGGGTCGAGGCGG CTACTTCGACAACTACGGGATCATCCGCGACATCATGCAGAACCACTTGCTGCAGATACTGGCCCTGTTCGCCATGGAGACTCCGGTCAGCCTCGCCGCCGAGGACATCCGCAACGAGAAG GTGAAAGTGTTGCGATCGATGAGGCAGCTGAAGCTGGAGGACGTGGTGGTGGGGCAGTACAAGGGCCACACGCGCGGCGGCAAGTCGTTCCCGGCCTACGTGGACGACCCGATGGTGCCCAACGACAGCGTGACCCCGACCTTCGCGGCGGCGGCGCTCTTCATCGACAACGCGCGGTGGGACGGGGTGCCGTTCCTGATGAAGGCCGGCAAGGCGCTGCACACCCGGCGCGCGGAGATCAGGGTGCAGTTCCGGCGCGTGCCCGGGAACCTCTACCGCGGGAACGTGGGGACGGACCTGGACATGGCCACCAACGAGCTGGTGCTCCGGGTGCAGCCCGACGAGGCCATCTacctcaagatcaacaacaaggtGCCCGGGCTCGGGATGAGGCTCGACAGCAGCAACCTCAACCTCTTCTACTCCGAGAGGTACCAGCGGGAGATACCGGACGCGTACGAGCGGCTCCTCCTGGACGCCATGGAGGGGGAGCGCCGGCTCTTCATCCGGAGCGACGAGCTCGACGCGGCCTGGGCCATCTTCACGCCCGTGCTCAGGGAGCTCGAGGACAAGAGGGTGGCGCCCGAGCTCTACCCGTACGGCAGCCGGGGTCCTGTCGGCGCGCACTACCTCGCCGCCAACTACAACGTCAGGTGGGGGGACATCAGCAGCGACGGATCCTTGTAG